The following proteins are co-located in the Oenanthe melanoleuca isolate GR-GAL-2019-014 chromosome 4, OMel1.0, whole genome shotgun sequence genome:
- the LOC130252721 gene encoding bifunctional methylenetetrahydrofolate dehydrogenase/cyclohydrolase 2, mitochondrial-like isoform X4: MAAATAAFFSFSSASSAALLRPGWAPLRRWRALARSTSSFPSSAASDEATVISGTKLAHQVLKEVRRDVESWISAGNQRPHLTVVLVGDNPASHIYVRNKIKAAAAVGISSEIILRPKDISQEELLDMTVKLNRDSRVSGLLVQLPLPDHIDERAVCNAIAPEKDVDGFHIMNIGRLCLDQPSIIPATAAAVWEIIKRTGIQTFGKNVLVAGRSKNVGMPIAMLLHTDGEHERPGGDATVTITHRYTPKEQLKVHTQLADIVIVAAGIPKLITTDMVKEGAAVIDVGINHIHDPLTGKTKLVGDVDFEAMGALSEESAVTASSLSTDLWNNWTKNNAEVDYTEQPKLLKLMQTCLEEHHSYCINGLCAFHSELRKPICKCLAGYNGERCEHLTLNSYAHNSYERYIAVGIGVGILTSGILAIIYCYVRKRCRKLRSPYKVCVGETAL; the protein is encoded by the exons TGACGAAGCAACTGTTATCTCAGGGACAAAGCTTGCTCACCAGGTCTTGAAAGAAGTCCGAAGGGACGTGGAATCCTGGATATCCGCTGGGAACCAGAGGCCTCACCTCACTGTCGTCTTAGTGGGAGACAACCCGGCCAGTCACATCTATGTCAGGAACAAGataaaagcagctgcagctgtgg gCATTTCTAGTGAGATCATACTGAGGCCTAAAGACATTTCACAGGAAGAGCTTCTGGACATGACAGTAAAACTCAACAGGGATTCAAGAGTTAGTGGTTTACTAGTTCAGCTACCTCTCCCAG ATCACATCGACGAGCGGGCGGTCTGCAACGCCATCGCCCCCGAGAAGGATGTGGATGGATTCCATATCATGAACATTGGGCGGCTGTGCCTGGATCAGCCCTCCATcatccctgccactgctgctgccgTCTGGGAAATCATCAAACGGACGG GAATacaaacatttggaaaaaatgttCTTGTAGCTGGAAGATCTAAAAATGTTGGAATGCCTATTGCAATGCTTTTACATACTGATGGAGAACACGAAAGGCCTGGAG GTGATGCTACAGTGACCATTACTCACAGATACACCCCAAAAGAGCAGCTGAAGGTCCACACGCAGCTTGCTGACATCGTAATAGTTGCTGCAG GTATCCCAAAGTTGATTACAACTGATATGGTCAAAGAAGGTGCAGCTGTGATTGATGTAGGCATCAACCATATCCATGATCCTCTTACAGGAAAAACCAAATTAGTTGGGGATGTGGACTTCGAAG CAATGGGGGCACTGAGTGAAGAGTCAGCTGTTACTGCTTCATCCCTCAGCACTGACTTATGGAATAATTGGACAAAAAACAACGCTGAAG TAGATTACACGGAGCAGCCAAAGCTCTTGAAGCTGATGCAGACCTGCCTTGAGGAACACCACAGCTATTGTATCAATGGGCTCTGTGCCTTCCACAGTGAGCTGAGGAAACCCATATGCAA gTGCCTTGCTGGTTATAATGGAGAGAGGTGTGAACATTTAACACTAAATTCATATGCACATAATTCTTATGAGCGCTACATTGCTGTGGGAATTGGTGTAGGAATACTGACCAGTGGAATACTCGCCATCATCTACTGCTATGTAAGAAAGAG ATGCAGGAAACTGAGATCCCCCTACAAGGTGTGCGTGGGCGAGACGGCGCTGTGA